One Halostella limicola genomic window carries:
- a CDS encoding antibiotic biosynthesis monooxygenase family protein, giving the protein MYLVTFRLAPGEYDAEFHELNDAIQAAAEDTEGYLGKQTWHAPDSEEVLVVYYWESLDAIESFGADSDHKRAKNRWTEWYDAYEITVTEVIETYGSGFGDDASPLA; this is encoded by the coding sequence ATGTATTTGGTAACGTTCCGCCTCGCTCCGGGCGAGTACGATGCGGAGTTTCATGAGTTGAATGACGCGATACAAGCGGCTGCCGAGGACACGGAGGGATATCTGGGCAAGCAGACGTGGCATGCACCGGATAGTGAGGAGGTTCTTGTCGTCTACTACTGGGAGTCGTTGGACGCAATTGAGTCGTTTGGAGCGGATTCGGATCATAAACGCGCGAAAAATCGGTGGACAGAGTGGTACGATGCGTATGAGATCACCGTTACGGAAGTCATTGAGACGTATGGGAGCGGGTTCGGTGACGACGCGAGCCCTCTCGCGTAG
- a CDS encoding DUF7344 domain-containing protein has translation MEEVKVFRVLASADRQIVLHELVRRNQAISVKKLSEQVSSRRYRVDPESISEEEVHRAQIRLVHEHLPLLEEREIIKKSWRDGDVALTEKECVDQLFEVAEELGTWPPDDLLTPSST, from the coding sequence ATGGAGGAGGTGAAAGTATTCAGAGTGCTGGCCAGTGCTGACCGACAGATTGTGCTCCATGAGTTGGTAAGAAGGAATCAAGCGATCTCTGTGAAGAAACTCTCTGAGCAAGTATCCTCCCGGAGATATAGAGTGGATCCTGAATCAATTAGTGAGGAAGAGGTCCACCGTGCCCAAATCCGGTTGGTCCATGAACATCTGCCTCTATTGGAGGAGAGAGAAATTATCAAGAAAAGTTGGAGGGACGGAGATGTGGCCCTGACTGAGAAAGAGTGTGTAGATCAATTATTTGAAGTGGCTGAGGAATTAGGCACGTGGCCTCCAGACGATCTCTTGACACCGTCTTCCACATAA
- a CDS encoding TrmB family transcriptional regulator: MAGKPTEQLEYECANLLKEFGFSEYEAYTFVYLLRLGAGTAKDVADVGDVPRTRVYDAVDALHKVGLVDIQHTSPKKFTPVSRESALRKLDLQRKNIISELSELLEHLEPATQPPEELGVWTVTGHEAVTNRLLEFIDDAEDELIYMTVDELLTDDHLDHLKAAEERDVDIYLAGLSEPVQTQIQERVPSAELFETLWAWSDEGAGSLLITDKRTALVSVLVDQEATNSIHETGIWGTGERNSLVVVLRTIFSWRLDSLSSESGD; the protein is encoded by the coding sequence ATGGCGGGAAAGCCGACCGAGCAACTCGAGTATGAGTGTGCCAATTTGCTCAAAGAATTCGGCTTCAGCGAGTACGAAGCCTACACGTTCGTCTATCTCCTTCGACTCGGGGCTGGTACCGCAAAGGATGTTGCAGACGTCGGCGACGTGCCCCGCACCCGTGTCTATGACGCGGTTGACGCCCTCCACAAGGTTGGACTAGTCGATATCCAACACACGTCGCCCAAGAAATTCACGCCGGTGTCACGAGAGAGCGCCCTCCGAAAGCTCGACCTCCAGCGAAAAAACATTATCTCGGAGTTGAGCGAACTGCTCGAACACCTCGAACCCGCCACCCAGCCGCCCGAGGAACTTGGGGTGTGGACGGTCACGGGTCACGAGGCCGTCACCAATCGACTCCTCGAATTTATCGACGACGCTGAAGACGAACTCATCTACATGACCGTCGACGAACTCCTGACCGATGACCACCTCGACCACCTGAAGGCGGCCGAAGAGCGTGACGTCGACATCTATCTCGCGGGGCTTTCCGAGCCCGTTCAGACCCAGATTCAGGAGCGGGTTCCCTCGGCTGAACTCTTCGAGACGCTGTGGGCGTGGTCCGATGAGGGAGCCGGAAGCCTGCTCATCACTGACAAGCGAACCGCTCTTGTGAGTGTCCTCGTTGACCAAGAGGCGACGAACAGCATCCACGAGACGGGCATCTGGGGGACGGGCGAGCGCAACAGCCTCGTCGTGGTGCTGCGGACCATCTTCTCCTGGCGACTCGATTCCCTCTCCTCAGAATCCGGTGATTAA
- a CDS encoding HalOD1 output domain-containing protein has product MVKAQSATAHVGNVSNEVVKTVAEAEDVDPLKLTPSLYEVIDLDALENLFANDQAVGKVVFNYNRCEVSVFSDGYVSVKYHGT; this is encoded by the coding sequence ATGGTCAAAGCACAGTCCGCAACAGCACACGTCGGTAATGTTAGCAATGAGGTAGTTAAGACAGTTGCCGAAGCAGAAGACGTTGACCCTCTGAAACTCACTCCTTCGCTCTACGAAGTAATCGACCTTGACGCATTGGAGAACTTGTTCGCCAACGATCAAGCAGTTGGGAAGGTCGTTTTCAATTATAATAGGTGTGAGGTGAGTGTTTTCTCTGATGGGTATGTTTCGGTCAAATACCACGGTACATAA
- a CDS encoding Lrp/AsnC family transcriptional regulator codes for MVSEELDNVDKGILYLLQKDARRNTTEDMAEKVGVSSSTVANRINSLEERGVILGYHPIINYSETGLGHHLLVTATVPLQDREKMMDDLMEVSGIVSIRELLTNNENLSLEVVGLTSDDVEDTLETLDSLGVDIERMEMMKQERTNPYNHFGEEFAGEDDTG; via the coding sequence ATGGTTTCCGAGGAACTCGACAACGTGGATAAAGGCATTCTGTATCTTCTTCAGAAGGACGCCCGGCGTAACACGACCGAGGATATGGCTGAGAAAGTCGGTGTTTCATCCAGCACCGTCGCTAATCGAATTAACAGTCTTGAGGAGCGTGGCGTTATTCTCGGCTATCACCCAATTATCAATTACAGTGAAACGGGATTAGGTCATCACCTCCTCGTCACTGCGACAGTCCCCCTCCAAGACCGAGAGAAGATGATGGACGATCTTATGGAGGTCTCCGGTATCGTAAGCATTCGGGAGCTATTGACTAACAACGAAAACCTGTCTCTGGAAGTAGTGGGCCTCACATCAGATGACGTTGAGGATACCCTTGAAACTCTGGACTCACTCGGTGTCGATATTGAGCGGATGGAGATGATGAAACAGGAACGAACCAACCCCTACAACCACTTCGGGGAGGAGTTTGCGGGTGAGGACGACACTGGATAA